One region of Gossypium raimondii isolate GPD5lz chromosome 6, ASM2569854v1, whole genome shotgun sequence genomic DNA includes:
- the LOC105774599 gene encoding probable glycerol-3-phosphate acyltransferase 3: protein MPRIKKLFQLKYFSSLFEIMRKTSRKLPYLRLKFSHGIPAPTQFKFLKNSSFTDEVSNQTLVFHLEGALLKAYSLFPYFMLVAFEAGGLFRALILLLLYPLVWLLGHELGLKVMVFVSFVGIKKEKFRAGTAILPKFFLEDVGVVGFDMVMKYKTKVAVTSMPRIMVECFLGDYLGIHVVVGKELKEFHGYFLGLMEENMDPATMCINNIGLGCFRNSHNYHKIFSRCKEIYLVTEAEKKKWPVLPRKKSLKPLIFHDGRLAFRPTPLNTLSMFIWLPFGFLLHITRIMVFISLPFKVSGPLLAFSGMINTVSNSNVESSGEGKKRGMLYVCNHRTLLDPVYLTFAMMKSVSAVTYSVSRFSEVISPIKTVRLTRDRKTDEETMKKMLSKGDLVVCPEGTTCREPYLLRFSPLFAEITDDIVPVAIKLQVSLFYGSTASGQKCLDSAFHLTNPNPTCLIMILNKLPGWQTHNTGGKSKFEVANYVQGQIATALGFECTNLTRKDKYAILAGNDGIL from the exons atgcCAAGGATTAAGAAGCTCTttcaactaaaatatttttcctcACTGTTTGAAATCATGCGTAAAACATCAAGGAAGTTGCCTTATCTAAGGTTGAAGTTCAGCCATGGCATCCCTGCACCAACTCAATTCAAGTTTCTTAAGAATTCCTCGTTTACAGATGAGGTTTCAAACCAGACATTGGTTTTTCATTTAGAGGGTGCATTATTGAAGGCATATTCACTCTTTCCTTACTTCATGTTGGTAGCTTTTGAAGCTGGTGGACTCTTTAGAGCTCTCATCTTGCTTCTTTTGTACCCTCTTGTTTGGTTACTCGGCCATGAACTTGGACTCAAAGTTATGGTATTTGTCAGCTTTGTTGGTATTAAAAAGGAGAAGTTCAGAGCTGGGACTGCTATTTTGCCTAAATTTTTCCTTGAAGATGTTGGTGTTGTGGGGTTTGATATGGTGATGAAGTATAAAACAAAGGTGGCAGTCACTTCAATGCCTAGGATCATGGTTGAATGTTTCTTAGGTGACTATTTGGGAATCCATGTTGTTGTTGGTAAAGAGTTAAAGGAATTCCATGGTTACTTCTTAGGTTTAATGGAGGAAAACATGGATCCTGCAACAATGTGTATTAATAATATCGGTTTAGGTTGCTTCAGAAATTCTCataattaccataaaattttctctCGTTGCAAG GAGATATACTTGGTGACTGAGGCAGAAAAGAAGAAGTGGCCAGTCCTTCCAAGGAAGAAATCTTTAAAGCCATTGATCTTCCATGATGGAAGGTTGGCTTTTAGGCCAACCCCATTAAACACCTTATCTATGTTCATTTGGCTACCATTTGGTTTCCTCCTACACATAACTAGAATCATGGTTTTCATTTCATTGCCTTTCAAGGTCTCTGGACCTTTATTAGCTTTTTCAGGGATGATAAATACCGTATCGAATTCGAACGTTGAATCTTCCggtgaaggaaaaaaaagaggcATGCTGTATGTATGTAACCATAGAACATTACTAGACCCAGTTTATTTAACCTTTGCTATGATGAAGTCTGTCTCCGCTGTCACCTACAGCGTTAGTAGGTTCAGTGAGGTAATTTCACCTATCAAGACGGTCCGGTTAACACGAGACCGAAAAACAGACGAAGAAACAATGAAGAAGATGTTAAGCAAAGGGGACTTAGTGGTTTGCCCTGAAGGAACCACTTGCAGAGAGCCTTATCTGCTAAGATTTAGTCCCTTGTTTGCGGAGATCACCGATGACATCGTCCCCGTAGCTATAAAATTGCAGGTCAGCTTGTTCTATGGATCAACAGCCAGTGGACAAAAATGCCTAGACTCAGCATTTCATCTCACGAATCCCAATCCTACATGCTTGATCATGATTCTAAACAAGTTACCGGGCTGGCAAACACATAATACCGGAGGGAAATCGAAATTCGAAGTTGCCAATTATGTGCAGGGTCAGATTGCAACTGCATTAGGATTCGAGTGTACCAATCTTACAAGGAAAGACAAATATGCGATCTTGGCTGGTAACGATGGGATCTTATAG
- the LOC105771685 gene encoding uncharacterized protein LOC105771685, whose translation MSFAPPPPLVFAGDNYHIWVVKMKTYLQALDLWSAVESDVEPTPLRANPTIPQIRQHGEERAKKHKAMACLQNGVSNVIFTRIMACDSPKQAWDRLKEEFMGSDKTRKQQVINLRREFENLKMKESETIKQYSDGIMATVNNIRLLGEDFRDSRVVEKVITTLPERFESKISSLDDSRDLTTIFLSELVNSLYALEQRRASRQEENPEGAFQARTREGFSSNQRAKKPWLERKDKAMREANRDAGRRRFPPCIHCKKTNHLEKFCWTRPDIQCKSCKFGHHEKICRSHDKGQA comes from the coding sequence ATGAGTTTTGCTCCTCCTCCACCACTAGTTTTTGCTGGAGACAACTACCACATTTGGGTTGTCAAGATGAAGACATATCTTCAAGCGCTTGACCTCTGGAGTGCAGTCGAGAGTGATGTCGAGCCAACACCATTGAGAGCAAATCCTACCATTCCTCAGATCAGGCAACATGGGGAGGAACGAGCCAAGAAACACAAAGCAATGGCCTGCTTGCAGAATGGAGTGTCAAATGTTATCTTCACTCGCATTATGGCCTGTGATTCTCCTAAGCAGGCATGGGACAGGCTTAAAGAGGAGTTTATGGGATCGGATAAGACTAGGAAGCAACAGGTTATTAACCTGAGAAGGGAgtttgaaaacttaaaaatgaaGGAGTCAGAAACTATTAAGCAATATTCTGATGGAATTATGGCAACAGTGAACAACATAAGACTCTTAGGAGAGGATTTCAGGGACAGCAGAGTGGTTGAGAAGGTGATTACAACTCTTCCAGAGAGGTTTGAATCAAAAATCTCCTCACTCGATGATTCAAGGGACCTTACAACCATTTTCTTGTCTGAATTGGTTAATTCCCTCTATGCACTTGAGCAAAGGAGAGCTAGCAGACAAGAGGAGAATCCTGAAGGAGCCTTCCAAGCAAGAACCAGGGAAGGATTTAGCTCAAATCAGAGAGCTAAGAAACCTTGGCTTGAAAGAAAGGATAAGGCAATGAGAGAAGCAAATAGAGATGCAGGCAGAAGGAGGTTTCCACCATGCATTCACTGTAAGAAAACCAATCACCTGGAGAAATTTTGTTGGACCAGACCAGACATACAGTGCAAAAGTTGTAAGTTTGGTCATCATGAGAAAATTTGTAGGAGTCATGACAAGGGACAAGCATAG